A genomic segment from Leptolyngbya boryana PCC 6306 encodes:
- a CDS encoding DUF3153 domain-containing protein, translated as MIAKLARLLKHLVVLCIVCLITSGCVNYDVGVKFDSPNGGAIVQKIQLDDRLLTSGTSQTWLANIEQRTRKLQGKIRKVSSNEIIATIPFSNGQDLEKKFNEFFSTELAAKVRGKKSLELPQIDSKFVVQQGNFIVLERTRLIYDIDLRSLGIATDSPISPNSLLDLQFSVEAPWGAQSLNRTKNGVVIPARRNGKQLIWTLQPGVQNHIETAFWMPNPLGIGALVIAAIVAAGIFFKKQQPVTVS; from the coding sequence ATGATTGCTAAACTCGCTCGCTTGCTCAAACATCTCGTCGTTTTGTGTATCGTTTGTCTGATCACGTCCGGCTGTGTCAACTACGATGTCGGGGTGAAGTTTGATAGTCCAAATGGGGGCGCGATCGTCCAAAAAATTCAGCTCGACGATCGCTTATTGACCAGTGGGACATCTCAAACTTGGCTCGCCAATATTGAGCAACGCACTCGCAAATTGCAGGGCAAAATTCGCAAAGTCTCCAGTAATGAGATCATTGCCACCATTCCATTTAGCAACGGGCAGGACTTAGAGAAGAAATTTAACGAGTTTTTCAGCACAGAACTTGCGGCAAAAGTTCGCGGCAAGAAATCCCTGGAATTGCCACAAATCGATTCTAAATTTGTGGTGCAGCAAGGAAATTTCATTGTCTTGGAGCGGACGCGATTGATTTATGACATCGATCTACGATCGCTAGGAATTGCTACAGACAGTCCAATTAGTCCAAATTCATTGCTAGATTTGCAGTTTAGCGTCGAGGCTCCGTGGGGCGCACAGAGTCTGAACCGGACAAAGAATGGGGTGGTGATTCCGGCTCGTCGAAACGGCAAACAATTGATTTGGACACTTCAACCGGGTGTACAAAATCATATTGAAACGGCATTTTGGATGCCTAACCCATTGGGCATCGGAGCGTTGGTGATTGCGGCGATCGTAGCGGCTGGAATCTTTTTCAAAAAACAGCAGCCAGTGACAGTGAGTTAA